A section of the Coleofasciculus sp. FACHB-1120 genome encodes:
- a CDS encoding DVUA0089 family protein: MSVSSILRTARMITATSVAVATTVIVSFSASAQSTGFVKNNGQFPPIGENGFVEIGDAGQLLSNPQIIAGGPATLDFISGEIDSPIDVDLFKISLTGTTPFSAGLYGFSPGYSLLADFQLFLFDSNGKGVIANDDTPLTPGATYPEKTFDNVSALPRLLPTLLPAGDYFLGISWFKNDPVSNEGLIFPDQPFQAVVGPTEPGGNSPLSNWTGESTTGGNSYLISLSGVKPVATEKSVPESSSTLGIVMLAALGGYSALTRKQKSLTLRKNSQ, translated from the coding sequence ATGAGTGTATCATCCATTTTACGCACAGCCAGAATGATAACTGCTACATCAGTTGCAGTCGCGACAACTGTTATTGTTAGCTTCTCAGCCAGCGCACAATCCACAGGCTTTGTGAAGAATAATGGACAGTTCCCCCCTATAGGAGAAAATGGATTCGTTGAAATTGGGGATGCTGGTCAACTGCTTTCTAATCCCCAAATTATTGCAGGAGGACCAGCCACATTAGACTTTATTTCCGGAGAAATTGATAGTCCTATTGATGTTGACCTGTTCAAGATATCCCTGACTGGTACAACTCCATTTTCAGCTGGGCTATACGGTTTTAGCCCTGGTTACTCCCTACTTGCTGACTTCCAGTTGTTCCTCTTTGACTCAAATGGCAAGGGGGTCATTGCCAACGATGATACCCCACTGACACCTGGTGCAACCTATCCAGAAAAAACTTTTGATAATGTTTCTGCTTTACCTCGACTGCTACCAACTTTGTTACCTGCCGGAGACTACTTCCTGGGAATTTCTTGGTTCAAGAACGATCCGGTCAGCAATGAGGGACTAATTTTCCCCGATCAACCATTTCAGGCAGTTGTTGGACCCACGGAACCAGGGGGTAACTCACCTCTTAGCAATTGGACAGGAGAAAGCACTACCGGCGGCAATAGTTATTTGATTTCCCTCTCAGGAGTTAAACCCGTCGCCACAGAAAAGTCCGTCCCCGAATCCAGTTCTACATTAGGTATCGTAATGCTGGCTGCTTTAGGTGGCTATTCAGCACTAACTCGCAAGCAGAAATCACTGACTCTTAGAAAGAATAGCCAGTGA
- a CDS encoding sugar ABC transporter permease translates to MKNTHSSRRQLLDNDAIAAWIFLTPALILLGLFLLWPIAYLFYLSFTTGSFTAAGVRLVGLRNYWRLMLSPDFWQVLGNTAYFTIATVIPSLVIPLGLAVLLNRAFALRGILRTAYFIPSIVSLVAAGLGFRWLFQTEGPINVFLNLIGIEPISWLGSTFWAMPVLILLSIWKQLGFNMVVFLAGLQAIPSSRYEAAELDGANSWQQFWYITLPGLRPTLIFATVTTAIFTLRSFEQVYVITGGGPLNSTNLLVYYIYDQAFAQFDFGYAAAAATVLLAVTLVLVYLQLKTWGEEG, encoded by the coding sequence ATGAAAAATACCCACTCTTCTCGTAGGCAGTTGTTAGATAATGATGCGATCGCTGCCTGGATTTTTCTGACCCCCGCCTTAATTCTGTTGGGGCTTTTTCTCCTATGGCCTATCGCTTATTTGTTTTACCTCAGTTTTACCACGGGTAGCTTTACCGCCGCAGGTGTGCGCTTGGTGGGATTGAGAAACTACTGGCGTCTTATGCTTAGCCCTGACTTTTGGCAGGTTCTCGGTAACACTGCTTATTTCACCATTGCCACAGTGATTCCCAGTTTAGTAATTCCCTTGGGTTTAGCAGTGCTATTAAATCGTGCCTTTGCCCTGCGAGGAATCCTGCGAACTGCCTATTTTATCCCCTCAATCGTCAGTCTCGTGGCAGCCGGTTTGGGGTTTCGCTGGTTGTTTCAAACCGAAGGGCCAATCAACGTATTTCTAAACCTTATCGGAATTGAACCGATTTCCTGGCTGGGTAGCACGTTTTGGGCGATGCCAGTGCTGATTTTATTAAGCATTTGGAAGCAACTCGGTTTCAATATGGTGGTGTTTTTGGCAGGATTACAGGCGATTCCCTCTAGTCGATATGAAGCCGCAGAACTAGATGGTGCCAATTCCTGGCAGCAATTTTGGTACATTACCCTGCCAGGACTGCGCCCGACTCTCATCTTTGCCACCGTCACGACGGCTATTTTTACCCTGCGGAGTTTCGAGCAAGTTTACGTCATTACCGGCGGCGGACCATTAAACTCGACTAATTTGCTGGTTTATTACATCTACGACCAAGCATTTGCCCAATTTGATTTTGGCTATGCCGCCGCCGCCGCTACAGTGTTGCTGGCAGTAACGCTGGTGCTAGTGTATCTCCAGCTAAAAACTTGGGGTGAAGAAGGCTAA